The following are encoded together in the Pleurocapsa sp. FMAR1 genome:
- the mltG gene encoding endolytic transglycosylase MltG, whose amino-acid sequence MMTRNRSNKKKAAKKKIKSNLAAKLIPASIGVLLLVGWAGWHGLTAPVETQGEQSSQEKQVQFTVKPGTSGNQIGSELAQSGLIKSNNGWKLWTKLKQVTDSSGDFKAGTYLVSPEESLPDIASKIWNGDIMQTNFTIPEGWSTKQMAKYFESLGYFSAEEFATAVKKIPYDKYPWLPPNLPILEGFLYPDTYKISSDRSSNPQAIIDTMLNRFEKYALPVYEAAKPKMSLLDWVTLASIVEKEAVIGKERPVIAGVFTARLKQGMKLESDPTVEYGLNIRQTADRPLTYSQVGTPSPYNTYMNTGLTPTPIASPGIASLKATLNPEKTNYLYFVARYDGTHVFSKTLNEHEAATKEIRRQRNQ is encoded by the coding sequence ATGATGACTCGTAATAGATCGAACAAGAAAAAAGCTGCTAAAAAAAAAATTAAAAGTAATTTGGCTGCTAAACTAATCCCAGCAAGTATAGGGGTTTTATTACTTGTAGGCTGGGCTGGTTGGCATGGTTTGACCGCTCCCGTAGAAACTCAAGGTGAACAATCAAGCCAAGAAAAACAGGTTCAGTTTACAGTTAAGCCTGGGACATCTGGCAATCAAATTGGGAGTGAATTAGCACAGTCTGGTTTGATTAAATCTAATAATGGCTGGAAGCTTTGGACAAAGCTGAAGCAGGTTACAGATTCATCTGGTGATTTTAAAGCGGGTACATATTTAGTATCCCCTGAAGAGTCTTTACCAGATATTGCCAGCAAGATTTGGAATGGAGACATTATGCAGACTAACTTTACTATTCCTGAAGGTTGGTCTACAAAGCAAATGGCAAAATATTTTGAATCTTTGGGCTATTTTTCTGCCGAGGAATTTGCCACCGCAGTCAAGAAAATTCCCTATGATAAATACCCCTGGCTGCCACCAAACTTGCCTATTTTAGAAGGATTTTTATATCCTGATACCTATAAAATTTCTAGCGATCGCAGTAGCAACCCCCAAGCAATAATTGACACGATGCTAAATCGCTTTGAAAAATATGCTCTGCCCGTTTACGAGGCTGCAAAACCAAAAATGAGCCTTTTAGACTGGGTAACTTTAGCTAGTATCGTCGAAAAAGAGGCAGTAATAGGCAAAGAACGTCCTGTAATTGCAGGAGTATTTACCGCCAGACTTAAACAAGGGATGAAGTTAGAATCCGATCCCACCGTAGAATATGGTTTAAATATTAGACAAACAGCAGATCGACCCTTGACCTATTCTCAAGTAGGAACACCGTCTCCTTATAATACCTACATGAACACTGGCTTAACCCCTACTCCTATTGCTTCCCCTGGCATAGCCAGCCTAAAAGCGACCCTAAACCCTGAAAAGACAAACTATTTATACTTTGTGGCTCGTTATGATGGTACTCACGTCTTTAGTAAAACTTTGAATGAACATGAAGCAGCCACCAAAGAAATTCGCCGCCAAAGGAATCAATGA
- a CDS encoding DUF3727 domain-containing protein, whose amino-acid sequence MSPSQFNRNEEYEEETLTIVDELGRSLPCYIEQSLEIDDMTYLLLFPVDIPVVIMSINSDSDEELEAALLDDDEAIAEIFDNAKAVLAEQNLALHHTAYTLTAIGELPPIEEEQILTLEDDGDMEEEELQSLAYFYHDEQKYGIYTPLTPLLFFARYDSQNHLELVSPDQENLMPILEELLSED is encoded by the coding sequence ATGTCACCATCTCAGTTTAATCGAAACGAGGAATATGAAGAAGAAACTCTGACTATTGTTGATGAACTTGGGCGATCTCTGCCATGCTACATTGAACAGTCTTTAGAAATCGACGATATGACCTACTTGCTGTTGTTTCCCGTTGATATCCCCGTGGTGATTATGAGCATCAACAGCGACAGTGATGAAGAATTAGAAGCAGCATTGCTGGATGATGATGAAGCGATCGCCGAAATTTTTGACAATGCTAAAGCGGTATTGGCAGAACAAAACCTGGCACTACATCATACTGCCTACACTCTGACGGCAATAGGAGAACTTCCGCCGATCGAAGAAGAGCAAATCTTAACCCTCGAAGATGATGGTGATATGGAAGAAGAAGAATTGCAATCTTTGGCGTATTTCTATCACGACGAGCAAAAATACGGGATCTATACACCCTTAACTCCCCTCTTATTTTTTGCTAGATACGACTCACAAAACCATCTAGAATTAGTTTCTCCCGATCAGGAGAATTTAATGCCTATCCTCGAAGAATTGTTGTCAGAAGATTAA
- a CDS encoding AraC family transcriptional regulator encodes MRNREANESLPPTIVYPHDINRRIVAQKIAHQGSFVVSHHFELDNQKEVAATNHHWLCYLLRDCNLQQITRIGDREYTGETKRGDIWLKPNSHHGFWSSSDSDECLSLIFKIAPDFLRQIALENDFANADSVEILPVLNKHDSQLQNLAMLFQQEIAHTQSGNQMYIESLSNMLAVHLLRHYCTFPVKVAEYTGGLPPYKLKQVTDYINTYLADDISLGELASHVKLSQSHFSHLFRQSTGKSPYKFLIQQRIDRAQELLLKQDMAIADVASSVGFYDQSHLSRHMKKLLGVSPRQLRQQR; translated from the coding sequence ATGAGAAATCGAGAAGCTAACGAAAGTCTACCGCCAACAATTGTTTATCCTCATGACATAAATCGTAGAATTGTTGCTCAAAAAATTGCTCATCAAGGAAGCTTTGTTGTTTCTCATCATTTTGAACTTGACAATCAAAAAGAAGTAGCTGCTACCAATCATCATTGGCTGTGTTATTTGTTGAGAGATTGTAACTTGCAGCAAATTACTCGAATTGGCGATCGCGAATATACTGGTGAAACAAAACGGGGCGATATCTGGCTCAAGCCTAATTCACATCATGGTTTTTGGTCGTCGTCAGACTCTGATGAATGCTTGTCCCTGATATTCAAGATTGCGCCAGATTTTCTCCGGCAAATTGCCTTAGAGAATGATTTTGCTAACGCCGATAGTGTGGAAATTTTACCCGTTTTAAATAAACACGACTCTCAGCTACAGAATTTGGCGATGTTGTTTCAGCAAGAGATTGCTCACACTCAGTCTGGCAATCAAATGTATATTGAGTCTCTTAGCAATATGCTAGCCGTACATCTATTGAGACACTACTGTACCTTCCCAGTCAAGGTAGCGGAATATACAGGTGGATTACCTCCTTATAAACTCAAGCAGGTAACTGATTATATCAATACTTATTTGGCAGATGATATTTCCTTGGGTGAATTAGCCAGTCATGTAAAACTAAGCCAGTCGCATTTTTCTCATTTGTTTCGTCAAAGTACGGGAAAATCTCCCTACAAATTTTTAATACAACAAAGAATCGATCGCGCTCAAGAATTACTGCTCAAACAAGATATGGCGATCGCCGATGTAGCCAGTAGCGTTGGTTTTTACGATCAAAGTCACCTTAGTCGCCATATGAAAAAGCTATTAGGTGTATCTCCCAGACAATTAAGGCAGCAAAGATAA
- a CDS encoding RidA family protein: MNKKLINPPELFDGAAFGMSQGAIETQSGLIFLSGQVDWNHQYETTEQSVEGQMRKALANLTIALENAGSSVDKLLRVRIYIRGEFGEYTNAIVPIFNDYFGESRPAMTWIGVASLASPETLVEVETIAFC; encoded by the coding sequence ATGAATAAAAAACTAATCAATCCTCCTGAATTATTTGATGGTGCTGCATTTGGTATGTCACAAGGTGCGATCGAGACTCAATCGGGACTTATTTTTCTCTCTGGTCAAGTAGATTGGAATCATCAATATGAAACTACAGAACAGTCTGTTGAAGGTCAGATGCGAAAGGCTCTGGCAAATTTAACCATTGCCTTAGAAAATGCTGGGTCATCAGTCGATAAGTTATTGCGAGTTCGTATTTATATTCGAGGCGAATTCGGTGAATACACAAACGCGATTGTACCTATTTTCAATGATTACTTTGGCGAATCTCGTCCTGCTATGACATGGATTGGAGTTGCTTCTCTAGCATCACCAGAAACCCTTGTGGAAGTGGAAACGATCGCCTTTTGTTAG
- a CDS encoding RidA family protein has product MNKKLINPPELFDGAVYGMSQATIETQSGLVFLSGQIDSQRQSETKQSVEGQMRKALANLTIALENAGSSIDKLLQVRIYIRGEFGEYLEALTPILANFFGESRPAMTGIGVASLASPEILVEVEAIAFC; this is encoded by the coding sequence ATGAATAAAAAACTAATCAATCCTCCTGAATTGTTTGATGGTGCTGTATATGGTATGTCCCAAGCTACTATAGAAACTCAATCGGGACTTGTTTTTCTCTCTGGTCAAATAGATTCGCAGCGTCAATCTGAAACTAAACAGTCTGTTGAAGGTCAGATGCGAAAGGCTCTGGCAAATTTAACTATTGCCTTGGAAAATGCTGGGTCATCGATCGATAAGTTATTGCAAGTTCGTATTTATATTCGAGGCGAATTTGGTGAATACCTGGAGGCTCTCACGCCTATTCTCGCTAATTTCTTTGGCGAATCTCGTCCTGCTATGACAGGGATCGGAGTTGCTTCTCTAGCATCACCAGAAATTCTGGTGGAAGTGGAGGCGATCGCCTTTTGTTAG
- a CDS encoding RidA family protein has product MNKKLINPPELFDGAVYGMSQATIETQSGLVFLSGQIDSQRQSETKQSVEGQMRKALANLTIALENAGSSIDKLLQVRIYIRGEFGEYLEALTPILANFFGESRPAMTGIGVASLASPEILVEVEAIAFC; this is encoded by the coding sequence ATGAATAAAAAACTAATCAATCCTCCTGAATTGTTTGATGGTGCTGTATATGGTATGTCCCAAGCTACTATAGAAACTCAATCGGGACTTGTTTTTCTCTCTGGTCAAATAGATTCGCAGCGTCAATCTGAAACTAAACAGTCTGTTGAAGGTCAGATGCGAAAGGCTCTGGCAAATTTAACTATTGCCTTGGAAAATGCTGGGTCATCGATCGATAAGTTATTGCAAGTTCGTATTTATATTCGAGGCGAATTTGGTGAATACCTGGAGGCTCTCACGCCTATTCTCGCTAATTTCTTTGGCGAATCTCGTCCTGCTATGACAGGGATCGGAGTTGCTTCTCTAGCATCACCAGAAATTCTGGTGGAAGTGGAGGCGATCGCTTTTTGTTAG